Proteins encoded by one window of Bradyrhizobium sp. B097:
- a CDS encoding Do family serine endopeptidase has translation MIAARPALTRRLRMMGAAISIGAASMLSSVPAFARGPEGIADIAEKVIDAVVNISTSQTIEAKDRTMPQLPPGSPFEEFFDDFFKNRRGPPGKGGDKSGEFQPRKTNSLGSGFIVDTAGIVVTNNHVIADADEINVILNDGTKIKAELVGVDKKTDLAVLKFKPPKPLTAVKFGDSDKIRLGDWVVAIGNPFSLGGTVTAGIVSAKNRDISQGPYDSYIQTDAAINRGNSGGPLFNLDGEVIGVNTLIISPTGGSIGLGFAVPSKTVAGVVDQLQKFGELRRGWLGVRIQQVTDEIADSLNIKPARGALVAGVDDKGPAKPAGIEPGDVVVKFDGKDVKDPKDLSRIVADTAVGKEVDVVVIRKGNEETRKVTLGRLEDNDKVQQANAKPKDDTAEKPVTQKALGLDLAALSKDLRTKYKIKDSVKGVVVTGVDNGSDAAEKRLSAGDVIVEVAQEAVSSAADIKKRIDQLKKDGKKSVLMLVSNGDGELRFVALGVQ, from the coding sequence ATGATCGCTGCCAGACCAGCCCTGACCCGTCGCCTCCGCATGATGGGAGCTGCGATCTCGATCGGTGCTGCGAGCATGCTGAGCTCTGTGCCGGCGTTCGCACGCGGCCCCGAGGGCATCGCCGACATCGCCGAGAAGGTGATTGACGCCGTCGTCAACATCTCGACGTCGCAGACGATCGAGGCGAAGGACCGGACGATGCCGCAATTGCCGCCCGGCTCGCCGTTCGAGGAGTTCTTCGACGACTTCTTCAAGAACCGCCGCGGCCCGCCCGGCAAGGGCGGCGACAAGAGCGGCGAGTTCCAGCCGCGCAAGACCAACTCGCTCGGCTCGGGCTTCATCGTCGACACCGCGGGTATCGTCGTCACCAACAACCACGTCATCGCGGACGCCGACGAGATCAACGTCATCCTCAACGACGGCACCAAGATCAAGGCCGAGCTGGTCGGCGTCGACAAGAAGACCGACCTCGCGGTCCTCAAGTTCAAGCCGCCGAAGCCGCTCACCGCGGTCAAGTTCGGCGACAGCGACAAGATCCGCCTCGGCGACTGGGTGGTCGCGATCGGCAACCCGTTCAGCCTCGGCGGCACGGTGACCGCAGGCATCGTCTCGGCCAAGAACCGCGACATCAGCCAGGGCCCGTATGACAGCTACATCCAGACCGACGCCGCCATCAACCGCGGCAATTCCGGCGGTCCGCTGTTCAACCTCGATGGCGAGGTGATCGGGGTCAACACGCTGATCATCTCCCCGACCGGCGGCTCGATCGGTCTCGGTTTCGCGGTGCCGTCGAAGACGGTGGCCGGCGTCGTGGACCAGCTGCAGAAGTTCGGCGAATTGCGCCGCGGCTGGCTCGGCGTTCGCATCCAGCAGGTCACCGACGAGATCGCCGACAGCCTCAACATCAAACCGGCACGCGGCGCGCTGGTTGCCGGCGTCGACGACAAGGGCCCGGCCAAGCCGGCCGGCATCGAGCCCGGCGACGTCGTCGTCAAGTTCGACGGCAAGGACGTCAAGGACCCGAAGGATCTGTCGCGCATCGTCGCCGACACCGCGGTCGGCAAGGAAGTCGACGTCGTCGTCATCCGCAAGGGCAATGAAGAGACCCGCAAGGTCACGCTCGGCCGGCTCGAGGACAACGACAAGGTTCAGCAGGCCAACGCCAAGCCCAAGGACGACACCGCCGAGAAGCCGGTGACCCAGAAGGCGCTCGGTCTCGATCTCGCGGCGCTGAGCAAGGATCTGCGTACCAAGTACAAGATCAAGGACAGCGTGAAGGGCGTCGTCGTGACCGGTGTCGACAATGGCTCCGATGCGGCCGAGAAACGGCTGTCGGCCGGCGACGTCATCGTCGAGGTGGCGCAGGAGGCGGTGTCCAGCGCCGCCGACATCAAGAAGCGCATCGATCAGCTCAAGAAGGACGGCAAGAAGTCCGTGCTGATGCTGGTCTCCAACGGCGACGGCGAACTGCGCTTCGTCGCGCTCGGGGTGCAGTAG
- the serB gene encoding phosphoserine phosphatase SerB, translating into MSLVATLICNPASPALDSTIVDGARAVLPSPGPAQWLFNEVAVDIPFESQNSSGDAGRDDIKAIEERLRQARGDLPIDIVVQPRIGRRKKLFLADMDSTMIGQECIDELADFAGLKAHVADITERAMRGEIEFESALRERVALLKGLPVGVVDEVLEKRITPTPGGRELVMTMRAHGAYTCLISGGFTLFTRVVAEKIGFQENRANQLQVADGKLTGEVVEPILGRATKLATLIELTESFDLDDLDTLVTGDGANDLGMIQAAGLGVAYHAKPAVAAAAAARIDHGDLTALLYAQGYRRDEFVAE; encoded by the coding sequence ATGTCCCTCGTTGCCACGCTGATCTGCAATCCTGCAAGCCCCGCGCTCGACTCCACCATCGTCGACGGTGCGCGGGCCGTGCTGCCCTCACCGGGCCCGGCGCAGTGGCTGTTCAACGAGGTCGCCGTCGACATTCCGTTCGAGAGCCAAAATTCCAGCGGAGACGCCGGCAGGGACGACATCAAGGCCATCGAGGAACGCCTGCGCCAGGCCCGCGGCGACCTGCCGATCGACATTGTCGTGCAGCCTCGGATCGGCCGGCGCAAGAAGCTTTTTCTGGCCGACATGGATTCGACCATGATCGGCCAGGAATGCATCGACGAGCTCGCCGATTTCGCCGGGCTGAAAGCCCATGTCGCTGATATCACCGAGCGCGCGATGCGCGGCGAGATCGAGTTCGAATCGGCGCTGCGCGAGCGCGTCGCGCTGCTCAAGGGCTTGCCGGTGGGTGTCGTCGACGAGGTGCTGGAGAAGCGCATCACGCCGACGCCGGGCGGCCGCGAACTGGTCATGACCATGCGCGCGCACGGCGCCTATACCTGCCTGATCTCCGGCGGCTTCACCCTGTTCACCAGGGTGGTCGCGGAGAAGATCGGCTTCCAGGAGAACCGGGCCAACCAGTTGCAGGTCGCCGACGGCAAGCTGACCGGCGAAGTGGTCGAGCCGATCCTCGGCCGCGCCACCAAGCTCGCCACGCTGATCGAGCTGACCGAATCCTTCGATCTCGACGACCTCGACACGCTCGTCACGGGCGACGGCGCCAACGATCTCGGCATGATCCAGGCCGCAGGTCTCGGCGTCGCCTATCACGCCAAGCCCGCGGTCGCAGCCGCCGCGGCGGCGCGGATCGATCACGGCGACCTCACCGCGCTGCTGTATGCGCAGGGCTATCGGCGCGACGAATTCGTGGCGGAGTGA
- the miaA gene encoding tRNA (adenosine(37)-N6)-dimethylallyltransferase MiaA, giving the protein MQAHSGLLDKAVLIAGPTASGKSALALELAQRTGGVVINTDSMQVYRDLRIITARPTAAEEAQVPHRLYGHVDAGVNFSAGAWVTDAARVLGEARADKRLPIFIGGSGLYFKALTRGLSAVPPIPPDVRDGVRARLEQHGVEALHAELALRDPVSAERLKPRDRTRVARALEVVEATGRPLPDWHRDGLPPLLPPGQFHALFLAPERELLYARIDARFGAMLDTGALDEVAALAARGLDPLLPAMKAHGVPALIRHLKGEISREEAAEIGRADTRHYAKRQFTWFRHQLPEFEWMVPKAAGDWLEGRIS; this is encoded by the coding sequence ATGCAGGCGCATTCAGGATTGTTGGACAAGGCAGTGCTTATCGCAGGGCCGACCGCCAGCGGCAAGTCGGCGCTGGCGCTCGAGCTTGCGCAGCGGACCGGCGGGGTCGTGATCAACACTGACTCCATGCAGGTCTATCGCGACCTCCGGATCATCACCGCGCGGCCGACCGCCGCCGAGGAGGCACAGGTTCCGCATCGGCTCTACGGCCATGTCGATGCCGGCGTGAATTTCTCCGCGGGCGCCTGGGTCACTGACGCGGCCAGGGTGCTCGGCGAGGCCCGTGCGGACAAGCGCCTGCCGATCTTCATCGGTGGCTCGGGCCTCTATTTCAAGGCACTGACGCGCGGGCTGTCGGCGGTGCCGCCGATCCCCCCTGATGTGCGTGACGGTGTGCGCGCAAGGCTGGAGCAGCACGGCGTCGAGGCGCTGCATGCCGAGCTTGCACTGCGCGATCCGGTGTCGGCCGAACGGCTGAAGCCGCGCGACCGCACCCGCGTCGCGCGGGCGCTCGAGGTCGTCGAGGCCACCGGTCGCCCGCTGCCGGACTGGCATCGCGATGGCCTGCCGCCGCTGCTGCCGCCGGGCCAATTCCACGCGCTGTTTCTCGCGCCGGAGCGCGAGCTTCTCTATGCGCGGATCGATGCGCGGTTTGGCGCGATGCTCGATACCGGTGCGCTCGACGAGGTCGCGGCGCTGGCCGCGCGCGGGCTCGATCCGCTGCTGCCGGCCATGAAGGCCCATGGCGTCCCGGCGCTGATCCGGCACCTCAAGGGGGAGATCAGCCGGGAGGAGGCCGCCGAAATCGGCCGGGCCGACACCCGCCACTACGCCAAGCGCCAGTTCACCTGGTTTCGTCACCAGCTTCCGGAATTCGAATGGATGGTGCCCAAGGCTGCGGGAGATTGGCTGGAGGGTCGAATCTCGTAG
- a CDS encoding acetolactate synthase 3 large subunit has product MTDKSHDPNQMTGAAMIVRALIDHGVQHVFGYPGGAVLPIYDEIFQQSDVEHILVRHEQGAGHAAEGYARSTGKPGVVLVTSGPGATNMVTPLTDALMDSIPLVCITGQVPTHLIGNDAFQECDTVGITRPATKHNWLVRDVNDLARVLHEAFYVATTGRPGPVLVDVPKDVQFATGTYHPPRKSDVHISYTPRVKGDATQIRKAVALLANAKRPVIYSGGGVINSGPEASKLLRQLVEATGFPITSTLMGLGAYPASGPNWLGMLGMHGTYEANMTMHDCDVMLCVGARFDDRITGRVDAFSPGSKKIHIDIDPSSINKNIRVDVPIIGDAGNVLGDLLQVFKAEAKKPDIKAWWQQIAQWRARNSLSYRKNNDIILPQYAIQRLFELTRGKDTYITTEVGQHQMWAAQFFGFEEPHRWMTSGGLGTMGYGLPAAVGVQVAHPDSLVIDIAGDASVQMTIQEMSTAVQFELPIKIFILNNQYMGMVRQWQQLLHGNRLSHSYSEALPDFVKLAEAYGGVGLQATKPSDLDGAIKEMISIRRPVLFDCRVAALENCFPMIPSGKAHNEMLLPEEATDEATAKAFAGGKALV; this is encoded by the coding sequence ATGACCGACAAGAGCCACGATCCCAATCAGATGACCGGCGCCGCGATGATCGTGCGCGCGCTCATCGATCACGGCGTGCAGCATGTCTTCGGCTATCCCGGCGGCGCGGTCCTTCCGATCTACGACGAGATTTTCCAGCAGAGCGACGTCGAACACATCCTGGTCCGCCACGAGCAGGGCGCTGGACATGCCGCCGAAGGCTATGCCCGCTCGACCGGCAAACCCGGCGTGGTGCTGGTGACGTCGGGTCCCGGCGCCACCAACATGGTGACGCCGCTGACCGACGCGCTGATGGACTCGATCCCGCTGGTCTGCATCACCGGCCAGGTGCCGACCCATCTGATCGGCAATGACGCCTTCCAGGAATGCGACACGGTCGGCATCACGCGGCCCGCCACCAAGCACAACTGGCTGGTGCGCGACGTCAACGACCTCGCCAGGGTGCTGCACGAGGCCTTCTATGTCGCCACCACCGGCCGCCCCGGTCCGGTGCTGGTCGACGTGCCGAAGGACGTGCAGTTCGCGACCGGCACCTATCATCCGCCGCGCAAATCGGACGTGCACATCTCCTACACGCCGCGCGTGAAGGGCGATGCGACCCAGATCCGCAAGGCGGTGGCGCTGCTCGCCAATGCAAAACGTCCCGTGATCTATTCCGGCGGCGGCGTGATCAATTCGGGTCCGGAGGCTTCCAAGCTGCTGCGTCAGCTGGTGGAGGCGACCGGCTTCCCCATCACCTCGACCCTGATGGGACTGGGCGCCTATCCGGCGTCGGGGCCGAACTGGCTCGGCATGCTCGGCATGCACGGCACCTACGAAGCCAACATGACCATGCATGATTGCGACGTCATGCTGTGCGTCGGCGCGCGCTTCGACGACCGCATCACCGGCCGCGTCGATGCTTTCTCGCCGGGCTCGAAGAAGATCCACATCGATATCGACCCGTCCTCGATCAACAAGAACATCCGCGTCGACGTGCCGATCATCGGCGACGCCGGCAATGTGCTCGGCGACCTGCTGCAGGTGTTCAAGGCGGAGGCCAAGAAGCCCGACATCAAGGCGTGGTGGCAGCAGATCGCGCAATGGCGCGCGCGCAACTCGCTGTCCTACCGCAAGAACAACGATATCATCCTGCCGCAATACGCGATCCAGCGCCTGTTCGAGCTGACCCGCGGCAAGGACACCTACATCACGACCGAAGTCGGTCAGCACCAGATGTGGGCCGCGCAGTTCTTCGGCTTCGAGGAGCCGCACCGCTGGATGACCTCCGGCGGTCTCGGCACCATGGGCTACGGCCTCCCGGCCGCGGTCGGCGTGCAGGTGGCGCATCCGGACAGTCTGGTGATCGACATCGCCGGCGACGCCTCGGTGCAGATGACGATCCAGGAGATGTCGACCGCGGTTCAATTCGAGCTGCCGATCAAGATCTTCATCCTGAACAACCAGTACATGGGCATGGTGCGGCAATGGCAGCAGCTGCTGCACGGCAACCGCCTGTCGCATTCGTACTCCGAGGCGCTGCCGGACTTCGTCAAGCTCGCTGAAGCCTATGGCGGCGTCGGCCTGCAGGCGACCAAGCCGTCCGATCTTGACGGCGCGATCAAGGAGATGATCTCGATCAGGCGTCCGGTGCTGTTCGACTGCCGCGTCGCCGCGCTGGAGAACTGCTTCCCGATGATCCCGTCCGGCAAGGCGCACAACGAGATGCTGCTGCCGGAAGAAGCGACCGACGAGGCCACCGCGAAGGCCTTCGCCGGCGGCAAGGCGCTGGTGTGA
- a CDS encoding threonine dehydratase, with the protein MFDLSELERAHRIVGTAVPATPAFAWPLLAERLGTEVVVKHENHTPIGAFKVRGGLVYLERLKRERPDVPGIISATRGNHGQSLAFAASRHGVPAVIYVPRGNSVEKNRAMHAFGAELVEHGEDFQAAREEAERRAQFAGLHMVPSFHPDLVLGVATYALELFRAAPDLDILYVPIGQGSGISGCIMARDLLGLKTEIVGVQSTEAPSYALSFAAGKIVTTETSNTLADGMATRIPDADAFALIRKGASRIVQVTDDEVGQAIRAYWTDTHNLAEGAGAAALAAALQEKSKLAGKRVGLILSGGNIDFDLFRTWIGTDAAPAAQRAVA; encoded by the coding sequence ATGTTTGACCTCAGCGAGCTCGAGCGCGCGCACAGGATCGTCGGCACCGCGGTGCCGGCGACACCGGCTTTTGCCTGGCCGCTGTTGGCCGAGCGGCTCGGCACCGAGGTCGTGGTCAAGCATGAGAACCACACGCCGATCGGCGCCTTCAAGGTGCGCGGCGGCCTGGTCTATCTCGAGCGGCTGAAGCGCGAGCGGCCCGATGTCCCCGGCATCATCTCGGCGACGCGCGGCAATCACGGCCAGAGTCTGGCGTTTGCCGCGAGCCGCCACGGCGTGCCCGCGGTGATCTACGTGCCGCGCGGCAACTCGGTCGAGAAGAACCGCGCCATGCACGCGTTCGGCGCCGAGCTCGTCGAGCACGGCGAGGACTTCCAGGCCGCGCGCGAAGAGGCCGAGCGCCGTGCGCAGTTCGCAGGGCTGCACATGGTGCCGTCGTTCCACCCGGACCTGGTGCTGGGTGTAGCGACCTACGCGCTCGAACTGTTTCGTGCGGCGCCCGATCTCGACATTCTCTACGTGCCGATCGGGCAGGGCTCCGGCATTTCCGGCTGCATCATGGCGCGCGACCTGCTCGGCCTGAAGACCGAGATCGTCGGCGTGCAGTCGACCGAGGCGCCGTCCTATGCGCTGTCGTTTGCAGCCGGCAAGATCGTGACCACCGAGACCAGCAACACCCTTGCCGACGGCATGGCGACGCGGATTCCGGACGCCGATGCGTTCGCCCTGATCCGCAAGGGCGCCTCGCGCATCGTGCAGGTCACCGACGACGAGGTCGGGCAGGCGATCCGTGCCTACTGGACCGACACCCACAATCTCGCCGAGGGCGCAGGTGCTGCGGCGCTCGCGGCCGCGCTGCAGGAAAAGAGCAAGCTCGCCGGCAAGCGGGTCGGCCTGATCCTGAGCGGCGGCAATATCGATTTCGATCTGTTCCGGACCTGGATCGGGACGGATGCTGCGCCGGCCGCCCAGCGGGCGGTGGCGTGA
- the ilvN gene encoding acetolactate synthase small subunit has translation MSQPASAYFLEERHDPNETHTLSVLVQNEPGVLARVIGLFSGRGYNIESLTVSETESQKHLSRITIVTTGTPMVIQQIKHQLDRMIPVYRVVDMTLTGSSIERELAMVKVRGGGDHRVEALRLADAFRARVIDATTESFVFEITGNSSKISQFIDLMRPLGLVEVSRTGVAAITRGPEGM, from the coding sequence ATGAGCCAGCCCGCATCCGCCTACTTCCTCGAAGAACGCCACGATCCGAACGAGACGCACACGCTGTCCGTCCTCGTGCAGAACGAGCCCGGCGTGCTCGCGCGCGTGATCGGGCTGTTCTCCGGCCGCGGCTACAACATCGAGAGTCTCACGGTTTCGGAAACCGAGAGCCAGAAACACCTCTCGCGGATCACCATCGTCACCACGGGCACGCCGATGGTGATCCAGCAGATCAAGCATCAGCTCGACCGCATGATCCCGGTCTACCGCGTCGTCGACATGACGCTGACCGGCAGCTCGATCGAGCGCGAGCTTGCGATGGTCAAGGTGAGGGGTGGTGGCGATCACCGCGTCGAGGCGCTGCGGCTGGCGGATGCGTTCCGCGCCCGGGTGATCGATGCCACGACCGAGAGCTTCGTGTTCGAGATCACGGGCAACTCGTCCAAGATCAGTCAGTTCATCGACCTGATGCGCCCGCTGGGCCTGGTCGAGGTGTCGCGAACCGGGGTGGCCGCGATCACGCGTGGGCCGGAAGGGATGTGA
- a CDS encoding class I SAM-dependent methyltransferase, giving the protein MLARDWYYTQRRQVGLDTAVASIYDVSEDSDVRARQALAMLGVKPGWRIADIGCGNGVLATEAALMGAEVDAIDISPAMIGLAEIYARDRKAKIRTQPAGLLSFAYQPNSYDVIVSEFTLHHLPDFWKAVALSRIFNALKPGANFYLRDMVFVSMPDGVDRDVEGWADFSIKNHDFERESVMTHMRDEYSTFGWVMERMLTETGFTLVATDYHAPLHGTYLLRKPKPDEQI; this is encoded by the coding sequence ATGTTGGCGCGCGACTGGTACTACACGCAACGGCGGCAGGTCGGTCTCGATACCGCGGTTGCCTCGATCTATGACGTCAGTGAGGACAGCGATGTCCGTGCCCGCCAGGCGCTGGCCATGCTCGGCGTCAAGCCGGGCTGGCGGATCGCCGATATCGGCTGTGGCAACGGTGTGCTGGCGACCGAGGCGGCGCTGATGGGTGCCGAGGTCGACGCCATCGACATCTCGCCGGCGATGATCGGGCTTGCCGAAATCTATGCGCGCGACCGCAAGGCGAAGATCCGGACCCAGCCGGCCGGCCTGTTGTCCTTTGCCTATCAGCCGAACTCCTACGACGTCATCGTCAGCGAGTTCACGCTGCACCACCTGCCGGACTTCTGGAAGGCGGTGGCGCTGTCGCGGATCTTCAACGCGCTGAAGCCCGGCGCGAACTTCTATCTGCGCGACATGGTGTTCGTCAGCATGCCCGACGGCGTCGACCGCGATGTCGAGGGCTGGGCCGATTTCTCGATCAAGAATCACGATTTCGAGCGCGAAAGCGTCATGACCCATATGCGCGACGAGTACTCGACCTTCGGCTGGGTGATGGAGCGCATGCTGACCGAGACCGGTTTCACCCTGGTCGCCACCGACTACCACGCGCCGCTGCACGGCACCTATCTGCTGCGCAAGCCGAAGCCGGACGAACAGATCTAG
- a CDS encoding EamA family transporter gives MKPADVGIAVMVAVIWGLAFVASRIALDELPPELMTALRFGIAAVPCLFLPRPGQVSWPLLIGISLTLFLGQFLAQSIAIAHGMPVGLTSVIVQSQALFTIGFAAVLFGELPSRLQTVGIAIAAIGLLMICGTVGYDFSVAAFAILMISPISFAIGNLLLRPAQGARMFDLFAWLCLCAAIPLFGLSLLTLGAKPMWQALSHLSPAGIVSMLFVGTVSTSIAYWLWGRLLRDYPAAQVVPFALLVPFVGSAASSIVFGERFGPLRLAGMLTVIAGIAVMLLSKRPKALPKVA, from the coding sequence ATGAAGCCGGCCGATGTTGGCATCGCCGTCATGGTCGCGGTGATCTGGGGACTTGCGTTCGTCGCGAGCCGGATCGCGCTCGATGAGCTGCCGCCCGAATTGATGACGGCGCTGCGCTTCGGCATCGCGGCGGTGCCGTGCCTGTTCCTGCCCAGGCCGGGTCAGGTCTCGTGGCCGCTTTTGATCGGAATCAGCCTCACCTTGTTCCTCGGTCAGTTCCTTGCGCAATCCATCGCTATCGCCCACGGCATGCCGGTCGGGCTCACCAGCGTGATCGTGCAGAGCCAGGCGCTGTTCACCATCGGCTTTGCTGCGGTGCTATTCGGCGAATTGCCGTCGCGGCTGCAGACCGTGGGCATCGCCATCGCTGCGATCGGCCTGCTGATGATCTGCGGCACCGTCGGATACGATTTCAGCGTCGCCGCCTTCGCCATCCTGATGATCTCGCCGATCTCGTTCGCAATCGGAAACCTGCTGCTGCGGCCGGCGCAGGGCGCACGCATGTTCGACCTGTTCGCATGGCTGTGCCTGTGTGCGGCGATCCCGTTGTTCGGCCTGTCGCTGCTGACGCTGGGCGCGAAGCCGATGTGGCAGGCGCTGTCGCATCTGTCGCCCGCCGGCATTGTCTCGATGCTGTTTGTCGGCACCGTTTCCACCAGCATCGCCTATTGGCTGTGGGGCCGGCTGCTCAGGGATTATCCGGCGGCACAGGTGGTGCCGTTCGCGCTGCTGGTGCCGTTCGTCGGCTCCGCCGCCTCCAGCATCGTGTTCGGCGAGAGGTTCGGGCCGCTGCGACTCGCCGGCATGCTCACTGTGATCGCCGGCATCGCCGTGATGTTGCTGTCGAAGCGGCCAAAAGCTCTGCCGAAAGTCGCGTGA
- a CDS encoding LysE family translocator: MSNSLLFAFVVFAVVMFFTPGPNNIMLLSSGLTYGFRRTVPHIAGITVGFAFMVGAVGVGLGAVFIAYPVLQTILKYGGVAYLVYLAAVIAMAEPPSADKDDGPGRGPMTFWGAAMFQWINAKGWVMVIGTITAYAAIAAFPWNIAIQVGLSLALGTVSCIVWALFGTALRPVLTSPRAIRVFNVVMAILLLASLYPVFMDA, from the coding sequence ATGTCGAATTCGCTGCTGTTCGCCTTTGTCGTGTTTGCCGTCGTGATGTTCTTCACGCCGGGCCCCAACAACATCATGCTGCTGTCGTCGGGGCTGACCTACGGCTTCCGCCGCACGGTGCCCCACATCGCCGGCATCACGGTCGGCTTCGCCTTCATGGTCGGTGCGGTCGGCGTCGGGCTCGGGGCGGTCTTCATCGCCTATCCGGTGCTGCAGACGATCCTCAAATATGGCGGCGTCGCCTATCTCGTCTATCTCGCGGCCGTCATCGCCATGGCCGAGCCGCCCTCGGCGGACAAGGACGACGGGCCCGGCCGCGGCCCAATGACGTTCTGGGGCGCGGCCATGTTCCAGTGGATCAATGCCAAGGGCTGGGTGATGGTGATCGGCACCATCACGGCCTACGCGGCGATTGCCGCCTTCCCCTGGAACATCGCGATCCAGGTCGGCCTGAGCCTGGCCCTGGGGACGGTGTCCTGCATCGTCTGGGCGCTGTTCGGCACCGCCCTGCGGCCGGTCCTGACCTCGCCCCGGGCGATCCGCGTCTTCAATGTGGTGATGGCCATCCTGCTGCTGGCCTCGCTCTACCCGGTCTTCATGGACGCATGA
- the ilvC gene encoding ketol-acid reductoisomerase: protein MRVYYDRDADLNLIKGKKVTIVGYGSQGHAHALNLKDSGVKEVAIALRKGSASAKKAENAGFKVMEVAEAAKWADLVMMLTPDELQGDIYREHLHDNMKKGAALVFAHGLNVHFNLLDPRADLDVLMIAPKGPGHTVRSEYQRGGGVPCLIAIAKDSSGNAHDLGLSYASAIGGGRAGIIETTFKEECETDLFGEQVVLCGGLVELIKGGYETLVEAGYAPEMAYFECLHEVKLIVDLIYEGGIANMNYSISNTAEYGEYVTGPRIVTAETKAEMKRVLADIQGGKFARDWMLENKVNQTSFKATRAKLAQHPIEEVGAKLRDMMPWIKKGALVDKSKN from the coding sequence ATGCGAGTTTACTACGATCGCGATGCCGACCTGAACCTGATCAAGGGCAAAAAGGTCACCATCGTCGGCTACGGCAGCCAGGGTCACGCCCACGCGCTGAACCTGAAGGATTCCGGCGTCAAGGAAGTGGCGATTGCGCTGCGCAAGGGTTCGGCCTCGGCCAAGAAGGCCGAGAACGCCGGCTTCAAGGTGATGGAAGTCGCCGAGGCCGCCAAGTGGGCCGACCTCGTCATGATGCTGACCCCGGACGAACTGCAGGGCGACATCTATCGCGAGCACCTGCACGACAACATGAAGAAGGGCGCGGCCCTCGTGTTCGCCCACGGCCTCAACGTTCACTTCAACCTGCTCGATCCGCGTGCCGACCTCGACGTGCTGATGATCGCGCCGAAGGGCCCCGGCCACACCGTGCGTTCGGAGTATCAGCGCGGCGGCGGCGTGCCCTGCCTGATCGCGATCGCCAAGGATTCGTCGGGTAACGCCCACGACCTCGGCCTCAGCTACGCTTCGGCGATCGGCGGCGGCCGCGCCGGCATCATCGAGACCACCTTCAAGGAAGAGTGCGAGACCGACCTGTTCGGCGAGCAGGTGGTGCTCTGCGGCGGCCTGGTCGAGCTGATCAAGGGCGGTTACGAGACGCTGGTCGAGGCCGGCTACGCGCCCGAGATGGCCTATTTCGAGTGCCTGCACGAAGTGAAGCTGATCGTCGACCTGATCTATGAAGGCGGCATCGCCAACATGAACTACTCGATCTCCAACACCGCCGAATACGGCGAGTATGTCACCGGTCCGCGCATCGTCACGGCCGAGACCAAGGCGGAGATGAAGCGCGTGCTCGCCGACATCCAGGGCGGCAAGTTCGCCCGCGACTGGATGCTGGAGAACAAGGTCAACCAGACCTCGTTCAAGGCGACCCGTGCCAAGCTCGCCCAGCATCCGATCGAGGAAGTCGGCGCCAAGCTGCGCGACATGATGCCCTGGATCAAGAAGGGCGCGCTGGTCGACAAGAGCAAGAACTGA